From the Rhinopithecus roxellana isolate Shanxi Qingling chromosome 5, ASM756505v1, whole genome shotgun sequence genome, the window TGTTTGGAGGATGAGTAAAGAGATGGCAGGACGGCAAGAGGAGTGGCACTAGAGGCCCTTGTCCTAGGTTTTCCACTCTAGGGCCCCAAGTGTGGGGAACACACTATACTTTTATAAGGGAAATGATGGATTCAAAGTACTGTCCCCCATCTCCCACTCCCCATCTCTCTTAAGGTCAGACTTGTCCTGAGCCAGGAGGAGCTGAGGCTGCAGATCCCAGCAGAGAAGCTGCTGAGTGACTCCATTGCCCATACTATGGTGCTGATTGTCGTAGAGGGCTGGGCCACACTGTCAGTTGATGGGTTTCTGAAGGCCTCCTGTACAGTCCCAGGAGCCCCCATAGAGGTCCCCTATGGGCTCTTTGTTGGGGGCACTGGGAGCCTTGGCCTGCCCTATCTGAGGGGAACCAGCCGAGCCCTGAGGGGTTGCCTCCATGCAGCCACCCTCAATGACTGCAGCCTCCTCTGAGCTGGTCAAATCCCAGGTGCTGTTCAGCGTGACCCGAGGGGCATGCGACGGTGAGCTCAAGCCCGGGCGCCCAGGCACAAAAAATGTTCACCCTCCTGGACGTGGTGAACCGCAAGGCCCGCTTCATCCACGATGGCTCTGAGGACACCTCCGACCAGCTGGTGCTGGAGGTGTCAGTGACGGCTCAGGTGCCTATGCCCTCATGCCTGCGGAGGGGCCAAACTGACCTCCTGCTCATCCAGGTCAACCCTGTCAATGACCCACCCCGCATCATCTTCCTACATGGCAGCCTCGTGGTGATCCTGGAACACACACAGAAGCCACTGGGGCCCGAGGTTTTCCAGGCCTATGACTCGGACTCTGCCTGTGAGGGCCTCACCTTCCAGTTCCTTGGAGCCCCCTCTGGCCTCCCCGTGCAGcgccgagaccagcctggggagccGGCAACTGAGTTCTCCTGCCGAGAGTTGGAGGCCGGCAGCCTGGTCTATGTCCACCACGGTGGCCCTGCACAGGACTTGAGGTTCCAGGTCAGCGATGGACTGCAGGCCAGCCCCCCGGCCACGCTGAAGGTGGTCGCCATCCGGCCGGCCACACAGATCCACCGCAGTAAGGCCCAAGGCTCTGCCATGCCCTTCTCGCCCGCCAACCTGTCGGTGGAGACCAATGCCGTGGGGCAGGATGTGAGCATGCTGTTCCACGTCACCAGAGCCCTGCAGTTTGGGGAGCTGCAGAAGCAGGGGGCAGGTGGAGTGGAGGGTGCTGAGTGGTGGGCTACACAGGCGTTCCACCAGCGGGATGTGGAGCAGGGCCGTGTGAGGTACCTGAGCACCGACCCACAGCACCGCACCGAGGACACCGTGGAGAACCTGGCCCTGGAGGTGCAGGTGGACCAGGAGATCCTGAGCAATCTGTCCTTCCCAGTGACCATCCAGAGAGCCACCGTGTGGATGCTGCGGCTGGAGCCACTGCACACTCAGAACACCCAGCAGGAGACCCTCACCGCAGCCCACCTGGAGGCCACCCTGGAGGAAGCAGGCCCAAGCCCCCTAACCTTCCACTGTGAGGTGGTTTAGGCTCCCAGGAAAGGCAACCTTCAACTACAGGGCACGAGGCTGTCAGACGGTCAGGGCTTCACCCAGGATGACATACAGGCTGGCCGGGTGACCTATGGGGCCACGGCACGTGCCTCGGAGGCAGTCGAGGACACCTTCCGTTTCTGTGTCACAGCTCCGCCATATTTCTCCCCGCTCTATACCTTCCCCATCCACACTGGTGGTGACCCAGATGCACCCATCCTCACCAATGTCCTCCTCGTGGTGCCTGAGGGTGGTGAGGGTGTCCTCTCTGCTGACCACCTCTTTGTCAAGAGTCTCAATAGTGCCAGTTACCTCTATGAGGTCATGGAGCGGCCCCGCCATGGGAGGTTGGCTTGGCGTGGGACACAGGACAAGACCACTATGGTGATATCCTTCACCAATGAAGACCTGTTGCGTGGCCGGCTGGTCTACCAGCATGATGACTCCGAGACCACAGAAGATGATATCCCATTTGTTGCTACCTGCCAGGGTGAGAGCTGTGGTGACATGGCCTGGGAGGAGGTACGGGGTGTCTTCTGAGTGGCCATCCAACTCCTGAATGACCACGCCCCTGTGCAGACCATCAGCCGCGTCTTCCATGTGGCCGAGGGTGGGCGGCAGCTGCTGACTGCAGACGACGTGGCCTTCAGACTCGGGCTTTGCTGACGCCCAGCTGGTGCTGACACTCAAGGACCTCCTCTTTGGCAGAATCGTGGCCATGGATGAGCCCACGCGGCCCATCTACCACTTCACCCAGGAGGCCTCAGAAAGAGGTGAGTCCTGTTCATGCACTTGGGCTGATCATGGCTGGATCCAGCTGCAGGTGTCTGATGGGCAACACCAGACCACTGCGCTGCTGGAGGTGCAGGCCTCGGAGCCCTACCTCCGTGTGGCCAAAGGCTCTGGCCTTGTGGTCCCTCAAGGAGGTCAGGACACCACTGACACAGCTGAGCTCCACCTAGACACCAACCTTGACATCCACAGTGGGGATGAGGTGCACTACCATGTCACAGCTGGCCCTCGCTGGGGGCAGTTGCTCTGGGCCACGCAGCCAGCCACAGCCTTCTCCCAGGAGGACCTGCTAGACGGGGCCATTCTCTACGGCCTCAATGGCAGCCTCAGAACCCGTGACACCCTGATCTTCTCAATGGAAATGGGGCCAGTGCACATGGGTGCCACCCTACAAGTGACCGTTGCCCTAGAGGGCCCACTGGCCCCACTGAAGCTGGTCCGGCACAAGAAGATCTGTGTCTTCCAGGGAGAGGCAGCTGAAATCAGAAGGGACCAGCTGGAGGTGGTGAGAGGGGGTGTGGGCCAGGTAGAGggcctccccctcagcctccatgCCAGGTATACATGTGACTCGGGCTGTGGCTGTGGTGGTCCCAGttgtatgtgtgcacgtgtctcaGATGTGCTCCCATATATGTTGTGCTCCCAAGAGTTTCTGGGGAGCTTGCTGTACACCCATCCTCCTGGGAGTTGTGTGTGCCTCCAGAGTTCGTGTCCACTCATGTCCATGGCATGGCTGAgcatgcagattcctgggccccaccaaGCCCTACTGAATCTCTGAAGTGgagcccaagaatctgcattGCAGTCAGTTTCCTGGGAGGGCATCACGGGTCCTGAACTTTGGGGATTGCTGGCTGTGGAGACAGGTGGCTGCTCCTCAGATCCACATGTTCCCTGTTCTTTTCTCAGAGCCCAGACCAGGACTAGGAGGGTCTGTCAAGGGCTTCTGCCCACCCAGGAACCCCACAGAGCAGCCATGGGCCCTCCAGCAGGCTCACTCCAGCAGGacttgccctgtgacctcagccCAGTCCTTGCCCGCTCAGCCTTACTCTCCCACACTACTTATTTCGGAGACCCTTCTGGTCTGCATGTCTGGAGCTTGGGGCCGACAGTGAGCCAGCAGATCTGGTGTCAGGAAGGCCTTGCGGAAGGAGGCAATGTTTGGGCCGGGCTCTGAAGAGCACAGGCCATCGGTAGCAGAGAATGGGGAGTGGTATTCCAGGCAGGAGGAACATTCTGGGCAAAGGCATAGAACAGGAATGTGAGTTTGGGGATGGTTTAGCCTCTTGTGACTGGCCCATCAGGTGAGGAAGCCCATGTGGCCTTTGGGGCATGATGAGCTCCATAGGGCCTGGGCTGAAGGCGGCTGTGCCTTcaggaggggtgggggcagggcgcCCTCTGACGGTCCTGGGTGGTAATAACAGGGGCTGGGGAGGCACTGCCTGCAAACCAGCCACAGGCCTGAACAGATCCTGAGCAggggggtctgtgtgtgtgtgtgtgtgtgtgtgtgtgtgtgtgcacacgcgcaTATGTACATGTGTGACTGCGTCAGCGTATGATGAacttgtgtgtctgtgtcactGAGTCTGGGGATATGTGATTATGCACCTCCCCGGGGGAGTGCATCTCAAGCTGTGTGACTGACCCCCTGTAACCGTGTGTGGGGTGGGTACTAACATGTGACCAGCAGCCAGGgcaacccagtgaaaccccatctctacacaaaaaatttaaaattagctgggcatggtggcacgtgcctgtggtcacagctacttgggaggctgaggtgggaggatcccttgagcctgggaggttggggctTCAGGGAACTgtgattacgccactgtactccagcctgggtgagagtgagacggtcaaaaaacaaaaaatgtgaccAGCTGCATGTCTAGCTGCTGTGTGTGTGAAcccatgtgtgtgcttgtgtgtctaAATGAGCAGTGGTATCTGGAGGAATAAGTGGGGCAAGATCAAGCCTGTTCTGGCTGCTTAGGGCCACAGTGGACCCCTGTGAGACTCCCTCTGTGGCCCCCTGTGAGTCCTCGTGACCTCTGTTAACCAGGCAGCCCAGGAGGCAGTGCCGCCGGCAGACATCATATTCTCAGTGAAGAGCCCACCGAGTGCCGGCTACCTGGTGATGGTGTCTCGTGGCGTCTTGGCAGatgagccacccagcctggaCCCTGTGCAGAGCTTCTCCCAGGAGGCAGTGGACATGGGCAGGGTCCTGTACCTGCACTCCCACCCTGAGGCCTGGAGCGATGCCTTCTCACTGGATGTGCCCATGGGCCTGGGTGCTCCCCTCAAGGGTGTCCGTGTGGAGCTAGAGGTGCTGCCCACTGCCATCCCACTGGAGGCGCAAAACTTCAGCGACCCCGAGGGTGGCAGCCTCACCCTGGCCCCTCCACTGCTCCACATCATCGGGCCCTACTTTCCCACTCTCCTTGGCCTCGGCCTGGCATGGGGCACTGCAAAAGGAGGACAAACCTCAAGCCAGGACTCTCAGTGCCTTCTCCTGGAGAGAGGTACAGCTGTGAGAGAGGCCCAGGGGCTGCAGCCCAGCTCTGGGGGCAGAATGGAGGGAGCCCCGGGGACTCCCAGTCTGGGGGTTATACACAGAGAGGAGATGGGGAGTCACATTTCAGAAGCACCTGTACTTTAAATACCATATCTCCTTTCTTCCTCACAGCTCCTCTGGGAGCCAGAACTTACAGTCCCCATTTTCCACCAATGGAAGATGAAGCCCTGAAAGAGTCAGTCTCCTCCTGCACCCAAAGGCAGGACATGAAGGTGCTGCTGGGGCCTGACTAGCCCTGGGCCTGCCCATAGGTGGAAGAGCAGCTGATCCGCTACGTGCACGACGGGAGCGAGACACTGACACAGTTTTGTCTTGATGACTGAAGCCTCGGAGATGGACTGCCAGAGCCATCCTGTGGCCTTCACTGTCACCGTCCTGCCTGTCAATGACCAACCTCCCCATCTTCACTACAAACACAGGCCTGCAGGTGAGAGTATTCCTGGCACCATCCCCCATGTCTGCTTCGAGAAAGAGGCCAGCATCCCCTACTTCCCAGCACAGAGCtccccctctctgagcctcagtttcctcctctgcaaaatggggatgctGCCGCATGCCTCACAGGATTGTTGGAAGGAGAGGTGTGAGATTGTGCTGAAATGGAGCACAGGTGGGAAGTTTTGTTGTTGGATGCTTGCAAGTAAGGTAGGCAGACTTCTGAGCGGCCACAGGTGGCTCTGCTGTTCCTTCTCCTGTGGCTCAGGACCAGAACTCCCGACAGAATCACTTACAAGCCCGTAGGGCAGGTGTCAGGGCAGGAGCCGACAAGCTTCCCACCTTCACCCCAGCAAGTGAAGGCCACGGCTTGGCTCCCCAAACTCCTGCCCCTTGTGCCACAGCAGAGCAGGGCCCCCGTTTGGCAGAGGTGGAAGTTGAGGCCCAGACATGGGATGGAACCTCTCCATGGTTGCGAAAGTAGTTCTGGTGGAACAGAAAGGGCGTGGCTTCACTAAGCCCACATGGCAGGGCTTTGAATGCCTGCTTCTGGGGTGCATCCTCTGCAGACAGCAAGAGTCATTGAAGGTTCCACAGGAGAGCTGACTTGGGCTGTCTCTGACAAGGGCCGCTGAGGGGGGCTTTGGTGGTCTAGGATGTGCCCATAGGGGGTGGCCTCATGGTGCAGAGGCCACAGGAGAGTGGGACACAGTGCTCTGGAACCACAGGCCAGGACAGCTGTGTGGCAGCGTGGCCACCAGGTGGTGCCATCCACCCGTGTTTGCTCCGGGAGCCCTGCGATGGGGCCCTGTCCCCCACATTACAGCCCCTCCTACCAAGACTCGACCTGAGGGCTccctggggctggggaaggaagcCCAGGAATGCCAGAAGGTTCTGTTTTCCGGGCATGTGAGTCCCACTGCAGCTCTGCCCACAAGTAATTGACCCAGCAAGACTGGTACCAGGACCTCAGGAACACGCGCCTGCTCTGCTTGCAAGGGGGAGGCCTGAAAAGGGGTCCCCTTCGCCCAACATGAGGAGGGCCTGTAACTGCTCTGGAAGCACCTGGGCCCATCGCAGTGCTGATTCTGTGCTGCAGAACAGTGCCAACCATCAGCCCCCCACTCTCCGCGCCACCCACCCCTCCCTCAGCTGGAGGGAGGGCCCGTTTCTAAAATCACCATTCCCACCTGTGCCCGGCCCTGGCCAGGCACACACGGAGGCTCTGAAAGGAGACCCCTGCCCCACCAGTAAGACAGATGAAGGAGCACTGTTGGTCATCAGTGTTGGGGGTTTCTAGGGGGTGAGAACTTGGTGAGGGTAAGAACAGGGGCCTTCCTGGGTAGGAGACACAAGCTGGCCTTGAGGGACATGCAGGACTAGGGCAGATGGAGAGCAAGGAGGCTGGGCCTGGAGGGTGACCTTCCCTGGGACCTTCCCTGGGGTGACAGGGAAGGTGAATGTGGGGAGGGCCCTTTGTGCAGGGCAGCCAGAGCGGTGCCAGCCTCGATGCCACCTGAGGGCTTGAGCTGCAGCAGAGTTGGAACCCTGATGGCAGCCCAGAGCCGGGGAGGAAGGGGTGGGTGAGCAGGGCAAGGCAGAACCTTCACAGGCCTGTGTCCCCAGATGTGGGAGGGGGCCACTGCGCCCATCCCTACAGAGGCCTTGAGGAGCATGGACGGTTACTCTGGGCCTGAGGACCTTGTCTACACCATTGAGCAGCCCAGCAGTGGGCGGGTAGTGCTGTGGGCAGTGCCAGGCACCAAGGTGTGCAGCTTCACGCAGGCCCAGCTGGACGGCAGGCTCATGCTGTTCTCACACAGAGGTGGGTGCTGAGGGCCGGGCCCTGGGTTCCTGCTGCCTGCAGGGGTGCCCTGAGATGGGGAGCCAGCTTGGGTCAGCCGGACCCAATGACTCTGTCCTCAGGAGCCCTGGATGGAGGCGTCCACTTCGGCTTCTCTGATGACAAGCACACTTCCTCCAGACACTTCTTCCGAGTGATGGCCCAGAAGCAAGTGCTCCTCTCACTGGAGGGCAGCCGGACACTGACTGTCTGCCCAGGTGGCTGTGGTGATTGTGGGCATTCCTGGGTGTGCCAGGAGCTGGGACAGAGCTGAGGGTGGCATGCCAGGGTCACACTGCCTCTCTGCAGACACAGGCCTGGGCCTGGATCTCAAAGGGTGATAGCCCCTTTTGCGTCTGGAAGGGTCCGTCCAGCCACTCAGCAGCCAGAGCCTCAGAGCCAGCTCCAGCGCAGGCACCGGCCCCCAGCTCCTGCTTTACGGTGTGGTCCTGGGCCCCCAGCTAGGCCAGCTGTTCCATGCCCAGCAGGACAGCACAGGGGAGGCCCTGGTGAACTTCATTCAGGCAGAGGTAAGAGCCCCACTCTGCAGCCACCACTCAGGCACCCCCAGCCTCAAATGGCCGCTGTGCCATGGACATCACGTGGACATGGGTGCCAGCTCCAGCATCACTGGCAGCAGACGCTCCCGGTCCTGCCATGGTCCAGGCCCTGGTGTCCTGCCCTCCAGGAGCCACCAGGCTGGCAGGGCAAGTTCATGTTCccagaaggagggagaaggatgCAGAAAGTCAGGGATACAGGGCCCTAGAGCAGGGCTGGGGTCTTGGAGTGTGTCTTCCAGAAGGAAGCTACAGCAGGACCTGAGGATCTCGAGAGGAGGCACCATGTGGGGACACTAGTGGCACCCCAGTAGCTTGGTCCAGAGGGGCAGTGCTTGGTCCAGAGGGATGGAGTTGGAGGTGAAGCAGCTGCTGGGCCTGTGGGCAGAGGCGTGAGCCTGGGGCTCAGGTCAGGTGCCAGCCAGAGGCAGAGTGGATCCTAGGGGCAGATGAGCTGATGAAAGGCAGCCGAGTCGGCCAAGAGGGTGAAGCCACAGTTCATCCATCTTGGTGGCTTCAGAGACCACCAGGAAGAACTAGAGCTCTCAGCCATGGGTAGCAGCAGACTCTGTGATAACTGTGCCATGGGGGCCAGCCCAGTCATCGCTTAAACGAACACCTCTTGCTGAAGGCAGAACAAGAGTTGTTCCATAGCAGGGCAGAGTGGAGCAGACTCTTCCGTGGGCTGTCCTGGGCAGGTGGTGCACCTGATGCTCCTGCCAGGAGGCTGCGTGGGCATCTGGACCCATCACATGATCACAGTGAGTTCTGAGTAGGGAGCGGTCTTGTGGGGCACAGAGctgactctgtcactcaggagCCATGGCATGCTATACTGCCCCAAGTACCTCCAGAGAGGTCCCCCTGCCAACCCTCAAAAATGGCAGAGCCCACCCCAGCCCCCTTTCCAAGCTCCCTTGCTTGGGCAGGGACCTCCTGAGCCTGGCACTCTCCCTCCTGAGAGGCGCAGATGGTATTCAGCAAGTGCAAAGCCAAGGTTTCTTGGGCCTCTCACATCAACACCTCCCAGTCCCGGGTTCTGTGTTTTCCTGGAGCTCCACTCCTGCTATGGCCCCCTCCCCACAATGAGATATTCATCAGGCTGGTGTCTACAGCTGCTGAATACCCTCGGTTGCTGGGAGCCTTTGTCAAGAATGCGCAGGAATCGGGAGGGCATGGGACCAGGCCATCAGGAACCCTTGCGCACTCTATAGTCCCACATTACTCAGAGCTTCCCCGTGCCCCAGCAATATGAAGGACTAGATTGAATGGGCACCAGCGTACCAGGCTGGCAGTGCCACAAACGCAAGTGGGGAAGAGGCTACATGGGCTATCTGGCCCACTCAGGGAGGAGGGCAGGACTGGGGACTGTCTTGACAGCAGCCCTGTCCCACAACACTGAACTGGGCAGGGAAGGGGTCATGTGTCCCCCCGACATAGGACTGGTTTACAAAGCACTGGACCTGGCTGCCAGAACCGGCCCTCTCCTTCCAAGGCACTGGGACCATGGATGCCGGAGCCACATATGGCTGAGGGCTGGCAGAGCCTGCCCCCCAGGGAGCGCTGAGTCCTGAAGATAGTTGTTTTTGGGGAGGGGGCTATGGGGCTCATCCCACCTACCCCCTTCTTTCCAGCACTTACATGGCGCTTCCCTCCATTTTCACTCTTGGTGGCCGCCCCACACGTTgcattcctcctcctttcttcttctcactGTCCTCCATCCTCCATTCCCTCCAactcctctcccagcccctggggaGCCTACCTCAGGTCAGAGAGTCTGAACCCTGAGGTACACTGGGTGTGTGGATTTTCTTTAGCTACGCTGATGTCGCCAATACCAAGTCCTGGCTCCTTTGAGCCATCCCAGGGGATGTCTGGCCACTGGACCACAGGAGCAGAGACCAGGCTGTGACTGTGACCATCAAGGTTTGTGAAGTGTGTGACACATCACATGAGTGTGAGAATGTGAGAATGGCACCAGGCCTGGGCTAGGACAGAAACAGCTGGGGAAGGAGCCTGGGGGCCATGGGCAATCTGATTTTTTATCCACCCCCACCGCCACCCTACCCAGTCTAAACCAATGTGGTAGGGGTGGctgctggggaaggggtgggagtgTCTGAAGCCCACTTCATTCCCAAAGATTTCTAAGGAAAAGCATTCTACATCCTCTGGCTTGGCCTTGTTGACTCATGGCCCTCTTTCAAGGACATTCACTCTGATTCCCAGTGTGCCCTGTTTCCACTGGCCATGTTCTCTAAGGAAAAACAATagcatctgtttttgtttccaAATGGCTGTAGAGTGGGACTGTGGGTCCAGCTCCCATAAACCAAAATGAGGCAGGGATTAGGGCTTGCCCTAGGATGTGCTAATGACCAACGGGGATGGGTAGAGGCAAGCAGCACGGTATTGGGCAACACTGGGAGTCCAGAGATGCTGCTTCACCATGGGACTTCAGGCGAGTCCCTTTCCCTTCCAGAGCCTCAGGGTCCTTTCTATCAAATGATGACTTTTTGCCTTTCTCCCAGGGTGGCTGTGGGGATCAAGGGAGACAGTGTCCATAGGGATGCTGTGTTAACTGCAGAGGTGGCCATAGGAGCACTTTGCTAACTGCCAACATGAGTTCAGACTCTTCAGGGTGTTTGGCACCCAGGTCTGTGGTGAGGTGTGACATATGGGATGTAAGGTTTGATGCCTGCTCCAACTCTAGTCTTGCTAATGCAAGCAAAACATTTGGCAAGTCCTGACCCTGCCTTGGGGAAAAGGGCAGTCTGGGAGAGCTTCTTCAAGGCAGCCTGGCTTCAATGCAGTCCGGCATGACTGAGATAGGCTTACGTGGCAAGGAATTGGAGGGTATCTGGGTAAAGAGTTGCAGCGTGGGCAGAGGTTTAGTGTGGGACTCACTGAGGACAGCCCCTGGCCAAAGCAGGGAACagagacagaatgagaaagagctctgtggggagggtggggcaTAGGGTGGAGAACTTCAAAGTCCGAAGAGTATGGCTTGTTGGGGCTCAATGCTGTAGGCAGTAGGGGCCATGGAAGGCTCTCAGGTGGAGAAATGACAGCTGAACATTAGCGAGCAAGCGCTGTCTCCATGAGCAGCATGGGTGGTCCTCTGAGCATGCCAGCGCGAGTGTGCAGGGAGCTGGTGCAAATGCCTCTGTGTGTGGGTGAGCTTCTGTGTTGTGACTCTGCCCAAGTGTGTGCTTCAGTGTGCTGAGTGGCTGCACCCCCCAGATCTGTGCTGCACGTGCCAGTCAGTGAGGGTGCTGGGAACCGGGAGGTGGCAGGGAAGGAggcgtgtgtgtgttgtgggcaTGTGTGTTAGCATGTTCGTGCCGGCAGTGGGGCCTCacagcatgtgtgtgcacaccccggcatgtgcatgtgtgtgtccgcCAACCCCAGGCCTGCCTCACCCATGCATGTGAGCTGCCATGTTGATTTGATGCTGTCTTTCAGAATCACTATCAGTGGCCCCTGAGGAGCGTCAGCCATGGTAGGTACATGCCTGGCCGCCTGCTGCATGAATGGTGTTCCCGCCCTGCTGCACCAGCTCCACACGGGGGCACACCTGGGACCTCAGATCCAGGCTCCCTGCCCCTCCTTTCTGGAACTGCAGAtttgttctttcctctttctgtcctCGTGCTGCTGGTTCTCTCATCTCCCTTCCCTGTGAGCCATGGGAATCAGCGCCACTGCCCATGGCCTCCATGGCTGAGCCTGGGGGCTCTTGGAACAGGCTCCATGCCCAAGCTGGCAGACATGGGTGCTCTCTGGAGCCATCAGAGACGGCATAGAGCTCATGGTTTATGGTGTAGGGGCTGGGAGCTTGGAGGGCATTGTGTGGAGCTGGAGTCTGAGGAGGCCAGAGGTCTAGGAACGCCATACCTGTCATGCAGTCTGAGTCATGCTGCCAGGGCAGGGCATCCAGCTCCCAGCCTGGGAGTGCCGAGAGCCGAATCCACTGCAGAGCAGGGGTGATAGTTAGAGTCCCACCTCCTCTATCAGTTGGCAATCCAGTGGTGATCTAGGATAAAACCTTAAGAGTCCCATACACATGGTCATCCCACAACACACCTCACAGGCCAGGAAGGGACACACAGCCCCCTTCCCATCCTCCCGGGTACCATCATAGCTGCTAGCATGTGACTGAAGGCAGGGTACCTGGCCCCCGCTGAAGCATTACCACAGGCCAACGGGCTCACACACCTTGGTCTGTTGCTCCTAGGGGTCTCCTGTGCTATTCAGCCAAGGGGATCACAGTGCCTGCCTAGTGAGCCCACCTGCCTCTCCTGCCATGAACTCTCCCTCTTCTGCTTTTCCCAGCAGGAAGGGCCCAGGCTCACCTACGAAACCTGCAGCACCCCCACCCCGCAACCAGCTGAGGCTCCCCTCTTAAGACTTATAAGTCTATGGCCAGTGGCATCCAGCTACCTGccttccctgccttccccagGGTCCCTTCAGAGGACCCTGGACT encodes:
- the LOC104674385 gene encoding LOW QUALITY PROTEIN: chondroitin sulfate proteoglycan 4-like (The sequence of the model RefSeq protein was modified relative to this genomic sequence to represent the inferred CDS: inserted 8 bases in 4 codons; deleted 2 bases in 2 codons; substituted 2 bases at 2 genomic stop codons) — protein: MDPFLQPTASFFGENRLEVPVATALMDIDLQLQFSTSQPEALLLLAAGPADHLLLQLYSGRLQVRLVLSQEELRLQIPAEKLLSDSIAHTMVLIVVEGWATLSVDGFLKASCTVPGAPIEVPYGLFVGGTGSLGLPYLRGTSRALRGCLHAATLNDCSLLELVKSQVLFSVTRGACDGELKXPGAQAQKMFTLLDVVNRKARFIHDGSEDTSDQLVLEVSVTAQVPMPSCLRRGQTDLLLIQVNPVNDPPRIIFLHGSLVVILEHTQKPLGPEVFQAYDSDSACEGLTFQFLGAPSGLPVQRRDQPGEPATEFSCRELEAGSLVYVHHGGPAQDLRFQVSDGLQASPPATLKVVAIRPATQIHRSKAQGSAMPFSPANLSVETNAVGQDVSMLFHVTRALQFGELQKQGAGGVEGAEWWATQAFHQRDVEQGRVRYLSTDPQHRTEDTVENLALEVQVDQEILSNLSFPVTIQRATVWMLRLEPLHTQNTQQETLTAAHLEATLEEAGPSPLTFHCEVVXAPRKGNLQLQGTRLSDGQGFTQDDIQAGRVTYGATARASEAVEDTFRFCVTAPPYFSPLYTFPIHTGGDPDAPILTNVLLVVPEGGEGVLSADHLFVKSLNSASYLYEVMERPRHGRLAWRGTQDKTTMVISFTNEDLLRGRLVYQHDDSETTEDDIPFVATCQGESCGDMAWEEVRGVFXVAIQLLNDHAPVQTISRVFHVAEGGRQLLTADDVAFXDSGFADAQLVLTLKDLLFGRIVAMDEPTRPIYHFTQEASERGESCSCTWADHGWIQLQVSDGQHQTTALLEVQASEPYLRVAKGSGLVVPQGGQDTTDTAELHLDTNLDIHSGDEVHYHVTAGPRWGQLLWATQPATAFSQEDLLDGAILYGLNGSLRTRDTLIFSMEMGPVHMGATLQVTVALEGPLAPLKLVRHKKICVFQGEAAEIRRDQLEAAQEAVPPADIIFSVKSPPSAGYLVMVSRGVLADEPPSLDPVQSFSQEAVDMGRVLYLHSHPEAWSDAFSLDVPMGLGAPLKGVRVELEVLPTAIPLEAQNFSDPEGGSLTLAPPLLHIIGPYFPTLLGLGLXHGALQKEDKPQARTLSAFSWREVEEQLIRYVHDGSETLTXSFVLMTEASEMDCQSHPVAFTVTVLPVNDQPPIFTTNTGLQMWEGATAPIPTEALRSMDGYSGPEDLVYTIEQPSSGRVVLWAVPGTKVCSFTQAQLDGRLMLFSHRGALDGGVHFGFSDDKHTSSRHFFRVMAQKQVLLSLEGSRTLTVCPGSVQPLSSQSLRASSSAGTGPQLLLYGVVLGPQLGQLFHAQQDSTGEALVNFIQAEVVHLMLLPGGCVGIWTHHMITDWFTKHWTWLPEPALSFQGTGTMDAGATYG